The following proteins are encoded in a genomic region of Magallana gigas chromosome 1, xbMagGiga1.1, whole genome shotgun sequence:
- the LOC136270014 gene encoding protein draper-like — MQRCGVNCNVTSICDRFTGRCDGGCKLGWKGDTCDQKCQQGHYGRDCSQTCSTNCHIENQCNRFNGECDEGCKPGWTGITCDQNCDPGRFGKNCMQRCSVNCNVTSICDRFTGICDGGCKLGWKGDTCDQKCQQGHYGRDCSQTCSTNCHIENQCNRFNGECDEGCKPGWTGITCDQNCDPGRFGKNCMQRCSVNCNVTSICDRFTGICDGGCKLGWKGDTCDQKCQQGHYGRDCSQTCSTNCHIENQCNRFNGECDEGCKPGWTGITCDQNCDPGRFGKNCMQRCSVNCNVTSICDRFTGICDGGCKLGWKGDTCDQSKRYRYLSI, encoded by the exons ATGCAAAGATGTggtgtaaactgcaacgtcaccaGTATATGCGACAGGTTTACAGGGAGATGCGATGGAGGCTGTAAATTAGGATGGAAAGGAGACACGTGTGATCAAA AATGTCAGCAAGGTCATTACGGTAGAGACTGTAGTCAGACATGCAGCACCAACTGTCACATAGAGAATCAGTGTAACAGATTTAATGGAGAGTGTGACGAAGGGTGTAAACCAGGCTGGACAGGAATCACATGTGATCAAA ATTGTGATCCCGGGCGCTTTGGTAAAAACTGTATGCAAAGATGTagtgtaaactgcaacgtcaccaGTATATGCGACAGGTTTACAGGGATATGCGATGGAGGCTGTAAATTAGGATGGAAAGGAGACACGTGTGATCAAA AATGTCAGCAAGGTCATTACGGTAGAGACTGTAGTCAGACATGCAGCACCAACTGTCACATAGAGAATCAGTGTAACAGATTTAATGGAGAGTGTGACGAAGGGTGTAAACCAGGCTGGACAGGAATCACATGTGATCAAA ATTGTGATCCCGGGCGCTTTGGTAAAAACTGTATGCAAAGATGTagtgtaaactgcaacgtcaccaGTATATGCGACAGGTTTACAGGGATATGCGATGGAGGCTGTAAATTAGGATGGAAAGGAGACACGTGTGATCAAA AATGTCAGCAAGGTCATTACGGTAGAGACTGTAGTCAGACATGCAGCACCAACTGTCACATAGAGAATCAGTGTAACAGATTTAATGGAGAGTGTGACGAAGGGTGTAAACCAGGCTGGACAGGAATCACATGTGATCAAA ATTGTGATCCCGGGCGCTTTGGTAAAAACTGTATGCAAAGATGTagtgtaaactgcaacgtcaccaGTATATGCGACAGGTTTACAGGGATATGCGATGGAGGCTGTAAATTAGGATGGAAAGGAGACACGTGTGATCAAAGTAAACGTTACAGatatttaagcatttaa